One genomic segment of Paenibacillus xylanexedens includes these proteins:
- the panD gene encoding aspartate 1-decarboxylase, with the protein MFRLMHKSKIHRATVTEACLHYVGSITIDEELMEQANIVENEKVLVVNINNGLRFETYTISGPRGSGVICINGAAARMAQVDDKVIVISFGIYNDSELDNFMPKVVIVDDQNKAIVDAVAR; encoded by the coding sequence ATGTTTAGACTTATGCATAAATCAAAAATTCATAGAGCGACGGTGACCGAAGCTTGTTTGCATTACGTTGGTTCGATTACTATCGATGAAGAACTAATGGAACAAGCTAATATTGTTGAAAATGAAAAAGTACTCGTCGTAAACATTAATAATGGTTTAAGATTTGAAACATATACAATTTCTGGTCCAAGGGGATCCGGTGTTATTTGTATCAACGGAGCAGCTGCAAGGATGGCCCAAGTTGATGATAAAGTCATTGTGATTTCATTTGGCATTTACAATGATAGTGAATTGGACAACTTCATGCCAAAAGTGGTTATAGTGGATGATCAGAATAAAGCTATTGTTGATGCTGTTGCCAGATAA
- the fabD gene encoding ACP S-malonyltransferase, translating into MKKIAVLFPGQGAQYIGMGRTFYEAYPFVKDLYDEASDELGVDLAKLCFEGPISELNQLDFMLPSIFVASVASFQVWRSELGLEPDFLAGHSLGEFSALTCSGAVSFADSLRIVRNRSQWAIEQNLIKKGAMTIVENIDSATVEAICKQKSTTHEDVSIACYNGLKQFAISGQNEAVLRVENSIKSNGGVITPLYMGVAMHCSLMNEAADSLRELLARTRFTSPRWPVISNVHASPYTTVDNIKNILCEHMVQPVRWNETIEYIIAQGEVLFVDLGPKSILKALIKKQWKGIEVYAYNEKEEQTILKSLASEYRKLPIKSECSDSASRNFLEICVKESLCTKNRNEDVQSYNECIIEPLHKLKQLLSCIQNGEGKHSGNEALKLVLQIWSYKKVPVMEQVFRLQAMKKSLPEHNELFNKIILNISNNQLEERFNNV; encoded by the coding sequence TTGAAGAAAATCGCTGTTTTATTTCCGGGACAGGGTGCGCAGTACATTGGGATGGGACGAACCTTCTATGAAGCGTATCCATTTGTAAAAGATTTATATGACGAGGCAAGTGATGAACTAGGAGTCGATCTGGCGAAGTTATGTTTTGAAGGACCTATAAGTGAATTAAATCAATTGGATTTTATGTTACCTTCGATATTTGTAGCGAGTGTTGCTTCTTTTCAAGTGTGGCGATCAGAACTAGGGCTGGAACCTGATTTTTTAGCTGGTCACAGTCTTGGGGAGTTCTCCGCATTAACATGTAGCGGCGCCGTATCATTTGCTGATAGTCTCAGGATCGTGAGAAACAGAAGTCAATGGGCTATTGAGCAAAATTTAATAAAAAAAGGTGCAATGACAATAGTAGAAAATATTGATTCTGCTACGGTTGAAGCAATCTGTAAACAGAAGAGTACTACGCACGAAGATGTAAGCATAGCGTGTTATAACGGTTTGAAGCAGTTCGCTATTTCGGGGCAAAATGAGGCAGTTTTACGTGTCGAGAATAGTATAAAATCTAATGGTGGGGTGATTACCCCCTTGTACATGGGTGTAGCCATGCATTGTTCCCTAATGAACGAGGCGGCAGACTCTTTACGTGAGCTATTGGCTCGGACGAGATTTACCTCTCCTCGATGGCCTGTGATTTCCAATGTACATGCGAGTCCTTATACGACTGTCGATAACATAAAAAATATTCTTTGTGAGCATATGGTTCAACCTGTCAGATGGAATGAAACAATTGAATATATTATTGCACAGGGAGAAGTTTTGTTCGTAGATTTAGGACCAAAAAGCATATTAAAAGCTTTAATCAAAAAACAGTGGAAGGGCATTGAAGTTTATGCTTATAACGAGAAAGAGGAGCAGACAATTCTCAAGTCCTTGGCTTCTGAATATCGAAAACTTCCTATAAAGAGCGAGTGTTCGGATTCTGCCAGTCGAAATTTTCTGGAAATATGTGTAAAGGAATCTCTATGTACTAAAAATAGAAACGAAGATGTTCAGAGTTACAACGAATGTATTATTGAGCCTCTGCACAAGTTAAAGCAGTTGTTAAGCTGCATACAAAATGGAGAAGGTAAACATAGCGGCAATGAGGCTTTAAAGCTTGTTTTGCAGATTTGGTCCTATAAGAAAGTTCCCGTTATGGAACAGGTGTTTAGACTACAAGCTATGAAAAAAAGCCTTCCAGAACATAATGAATTATTCAACAAAATCATACTAAATATATCCAATAACCAACTAGAGGAGAGATTTAATAATGTTTAG